A region of Streptomyces sp. WMMC500 DNA encodes the following proteins:
- a CDS encoding type IV secretory system conjugative DNA transfer family protein: MPWAVVMVTGVGAVVFGGTWLGGSLGAVLTGAGWDPPPFTMSTFTTLLTDGPATLWPDASPAAVTAGIVLVFGSAGAVGVLAVHRVIRFTNRSKGLAGKRELAALCPDGIAKRARDLRPSLKGSQHLHPDETGNLLGDLDPSGPELRSSFEDVELDLMAPRAGKSTGIAVPRVLRAQGAVLLTSNKSDVYAVTRAEREKAGRVWTFDPQAIAHAPRAMWWDILADCHTMEGARRLAGHFVASVNDDQSKKDFWISAAQNTLTALFLAAARGRASLHDLLAWLADPADRTPIDLLRDAGLPAMAEQLQGTVRGAVETRDGIYETARQCVACLLDPEIAAWVMPDPRLPRFNPHEHALGRDTLYLLSKDGGGSAAGVIAGLADATMRAGVIAAERMGGRLDPPMTAVLDEAANVCRISDLPDLYSHLGSRGINVVTLLQSYRQGSRVWGEAGMDAMWSAATIKLLGAGLDDADFVEKVSKLVGNADVRTASVSKSKDGTSRSYSYRLDPVLPADRIRALPKGTALLLATGVRPALIRLRPWYKEPNAGAISAAANAETAAITQRAARSWYGSAEAGAAGAASRWNREAAPLRDAVRLDKDTTR; this comes from the coding sequence ATGCCCTGGGCCGTCGTCATGGTGACGGGCGTGGGCGCGGTGGTGTTCGGCGGCACGTGGCTCGGCGGGTCCCTGGGCGCCGTGCTGACCGGGGCGGGCTGGGACCCTCCGCCGTTCACCATGTCGACGTTCACCACCCTGCTCACCGACGGTCCTGCGACGCTCTGGCCGGACGCGTCACCGGCCGCCGTGACCGCCGGCATCGTCCTGGTCTTCGGCTCGGCCGGCGCCGTCGGCGTACTGGCCGTGCACCGGGTGATCCGGTTCACGAACCGGTCCAAGGGCCTGGCCGGGAAGCGGGAGCTGGCGGCGCTGTGCCCGGACGGCATCGCGAAGCGCGCCCGCGACCTGCGCCCCTCGCTCAAGGGCTCGCAGCACCTCCACCCGGACGAGACGGGCAACCTGCTCGGCGACCTCGATCCGAGCGGCCCGGAGCTCCGCTCCTCGTTCGAGGACGTGGAGCTGGACCTGATGGCTCCGCGCGCCGGCAAGTCCACCGGCATCGCCGTCCCGCGGGTACTCCGTGCCCAGGGTGCGGTACTGCTGACCTCCAACAAGTCAGACGTGTACGCCGTCACGCGGGCCGAACGCGAGAAGGCCGGCCGGGTGTGGACGTTCGACCCGCAGGCCATCGCGCACGCCCCGCGCGCGATGTGGTGGGACATCCTCGCCGACTGTCACACCATGGAAGGCGCCCGCCGCCTGGCGGGCCACTTCGTCGCCTCCGTCAACGACGACCAGTCCAAGAAGGACTTCTGGATCTCCGCGGCGCAGAACACCCTCACCGCCCTCTTCCTCGCCGCCGCCCGCGGCCGGGCCTCCCTGCACGACCTGCTGGCCTGGCTCGCCGACCCCGCCGACCGCACGCCGATCGACCTGCTGCGGGACGCCGGCCTGCCCGCCATGGCGGAGCAGTTGCAAGGAACGGTCCGGGGTGCGGTGGAGACCCGTGACGGCATCTACGAAACCGCGCGGCAGTGCGTGGCCTGCCTGCTCGATCCGGAGATCGCAGCCTGGGTGATGCCCGATCCACGGCTCCCGCGGTTCAATCCGCACGAGCACGCACTGGGCCGGGACACCCTGTACCTGCTGTCGAAGGACGGCGGCGGCTCGGCCGCGGGCGTGATCGCGGGCCTGGCCGACGCGACGATGCGGGCGGGCGTGATCGCCGCGGAGCGGATGGGCGGGCGGCTCGACCCGCCGATGACGGCGGTCCTCGACGAGGCCGCCAACGTCTGCCGCATCTCCGACCTGCCCGACCTGTACAGCCACCTCGGCTCCCGCGGCATCAACGTCGTCACCCTGCTGCAGAGTTACCGGCAGGGGAGCCGGGTGTGGGGCGAGGCGGGCATGGACGCGATGTGGAGCGCGGCCACGATCAAGCTCCTCGGCGCGGGCCTGGACGACGCCGACTTCGTGGAGAAGGTCTCCAAGCTCGTCGGCAATGCCGACGTGCGCACCGCGTCGGTCTCCAAGAGCAAGGACGGCACCTCCCGCTCCTACTCCTACCGCCTGGACCCGGTGCTGCCCGCGGACCGTATCCGCGCCCTGCCCAAGGGCACCGCGCTGCTGCTGGCCACCGGCGTACGGCCTGCCCTGATCCGCCTGCGCCCCTGGTACAAGGAGCCCAACGCGGGCGCCATCTCGGCGGCGGCCAACGCCGAGACCGCCGCCATCACCCAACGGGCCGCGCGGTCCTGGTACGGCAGCGCAGAAGCGGGCGCCGCCGGCGCCGCGAGCAGGTGGAACCGGGAGGCTGCGCCGTTGCGAGACGCGGTGCGCCTGGACAAGGACACGACCCGGTGA
- a CDS encoding prolyl oligopeptidase family serine peptidase translates to MFAASHKVPHLAVEDLFRAPVRTAASISPDGTRITYLAPWRGRMNVWVESVDAPEEARCVTAGDNRGVRAYHWTDDPRWLLYEQEGDDDGNRHVFRVDLENPDGAAVDLTPFPGAGATGFETTPSRPGKALLHLNHRERTEFDLYELDIAAGELTMLAQNPGRAGGWLYTPGGDLYAHGLTDDGDIELSRWDAERDTWDPVVTFDGSDYPLGIRPFQVTPDGTGVWIGSHRGSDRTRLVRLDLATGEESEVDDHPVLDLDPRHTAFPSLPSPLILDRRTGELAGVRYLGERQVIRALDPHFAAVLENLEKLSDGDLAVVSGDEDGQRWVVSFTHDRDPGVTFFYDHSTGESRLLFRPYPHLDPGALAPKTPLTVYSRDGLALPSYLTLPLGADPAGLPLVLLVHPGPWHRDTWGFAPFEQLLANRGYAVLQVNFRGSSGFGKAFTEAGTGALAGKMHDDLVDAVDWVVERGYADRERVAILGGSYGGYAILAGVTFTPDVFAAAIDFCGIPNLATYLRTVPESAVDRIRTPLMVMQGTNDARVAKTESDQIVEALRARGVEVEVEYMVNDDESRRFGNPENTIEFPTSPCQEEGERQ, encoded by the coding sequence ATGTTCGCCGCTTCGCACAAGGTCCCGCACCTCGCCGTCGAGGACTTGTTCCGCGCACCCGTCCGCACCGCCGCATCGATCTCGCCCGACGGCACCAGGATCACCTATCTGGCGCCCTGGCGGGGACGGATGAACGTGTGGGTGGAGAGCGTCGACGCGCCCGAGGAGGCGCGCTGCGTCACCGCCGGCGACAACCGCGGCGTGCGGGCCTACCACTGGACGGACGACCCGCGGTGGCTGCTCTACGAGCAGGAGGGTGACGATGACGGGAACCGCCACGTCTTCCGGGTCGATCTGGAGAACCCGGACGGCGCGGCGGTCGATCTCACCCCCTTCCCCGGCGCCGGGGCCACGGGCTTCGAGACGACTCCCTCCCGCCCCGGCAAGGCGCTCCTGCACCTGAATCACAGGGAGCGCACGGAGTTCGACCTCTACGAACTCGACATCGCCGCCGGTGAGCTGACGATGCTGGCACAGAACCCCGGCCGGGCCGGGGGCTGGCTGTACACCCCCGGCGGAGATCTGTACGCCCACGGCCTGACGGACGACGGCGACATCGAGCTGTCGAGGTGGGACGCCGAGAGGGACACGTGGGACCCCGTCGTGACGTTCGACGGCTCCGACTACCCGCTGGGCATCCGGCCGTTCCAGGTCACCCCGGACGGAACCGGCGTGTGGATCGGCTCCCACCGAGGCAGCGACCGCACCCGCCTGGTCAGGCTCGACCTTGCCACCGGGGAGGAGAGCGAGGTCGACGACCACCCGGTCCTCGACCTCGACCCGCGGCACACCGCCTTCCCGTCCCTCCCTTCGCCGCTCATCCTCGACCGGCGCACGGGGGAGTTGGCCGGGGTGCGTTACCTCGGCGAGCGGCAGGTGATCCGCGCGCTCGACCCGCACTTCGCCGCCGTGCTGGAGAACCTGGAGAAGCTGTCGGACGGCGACCTGGCCGTCGTTTCCGGCGACGAAGACGGACAGCGCTGGGTCGTCAGTTTCACGCACGACCGCGATCCCGGTGTCACCTTCTTCTACGATCACTCCACCGGCGAGAGCCGGCTGCTCTTCCGGCCGTATCCGCACCTGGACCCCGGAGCGCTGGCTCCGAAGACCCCGCTCACGGTCTACTCGCGCGACGGGCTCGCCCTGCCCTCGTACCTGACGCTGCCCCTGGGTGCGGACCCGGCCGGGCTGCCGCTGGTCCTGCTGGTCCACCCGGGGCCGTGGCACCGCGACACCTGGGGCTTCGCCCCCTTCGAGCAGCTCCTGGCCAACCGCGGCTACGCGGTCCTCCAGGTCAACTTCCGCGGCTCGTCCGGCTTCGGCAAGGCGTTCACCGAGGCCGGGACGGGAGCGCTGGCGGGGAAGATGCACGACGACCTCGTCGACGCCGTCGACTGGGTGGTGGAGCGGGGTTACGCGGACCGGGAGCGAGTCGCCATCCTCGGCGGCTCGTACGGCGGTTACGCCATCCTGGCCGGGGTCACGTTCACCCCCGACGTCTTCGCCGCCGCGATCGACTTCTGCGGTATCCCGAATCTCGCCACCTACCTGCGGACGGTGCCGGAGTCCGCGGTGGACCGGATTCGTACACCGCTGATGGTGATGCAGGGCACGAACGACGCCCGCGTCGCCAAGACCGAGTCCGACCAGATCGTCGAGGCACTGCGCGCCCGCGGCGTCGAGGTCGAGGTCGAGTACATGGTCAACGACGACGAGAGCCGGCGCTTCGGGAATCCGGAGAACACCATCGAATTCCCTACGTCCCCCTGCCAAGAAGAAGGAGAAAGACAATGA
- a CDS encoding DUF998 domain-containing protein, with protein sequence MSTNPDVGGERRWLLWCGVAGSASFILLFLINDVVKPDYDPVRDAVSEAQIGSGGWLQSVNFIVSGLLITASSVAISQAVNRWTGVLVGLVGAGLALAGVFVSDPVPTDHATWHGMIHNVVGTISSAALIAACFVAARWQATPRWRWYSLVAGVAMPVTFVVATGATETLGIWQRLTNVIGWTWLIVLALRAMRASAAGERVHGRGVDVTSVPDGAASRS encoded by the coding sequence GTGTCAACGAATCCGGATGTGGGGGGAGAGCGGCGATGGCTGCTCTGGTGCGGTGTGGCAGGATCCGCATCGTTCATCCTGCTCTTCCTCATCAATGATGTGGTCAAGCCGGATTACGACCCCGTTCGCGACGCCGTCAGCGAGGCCCAGATCGGCAGCGGCGGCTGGTTGCAGAGCGTCAACTTCATCGTGTCCGGGCTGCTCATCACCGCCTCCTCCGTGGCGATATCGCAGGCGGTGAACCGCTGGACGGGCGTGCTGGTCGGCCTGGTCGGGGCCGGGCTGGCGCTCGCCGGGGTCTTCGTGTCCGATCCGGTACCGACCGACCATGCGACCTGGCACGGAATGATCCACAACGTGGTGGGGACGATCAGCTCCGCAGCCCTCATAGCCGCCTGTTTCGTGGCCGCGCGATGGCAGGCCACCCCGCGCTGGCGCTGGTACTCCCTCGTGGCCGGCGTCGCCATGCCTGTGACCTTCGTTGTCGCCACCGGGGCGACCGAGACTCTCGGCATCTGGCAGCGCCTGACCAATGTGATCGGGTGGACCTGGCTGATCGTTCTGGCACTGCGCGCGATGCGCGCATCGGCGGCCGGCGAGCGTGTTCACGGACGAGGTGTCGACGTGACCTCTGTACCCGATGGAGCGGCATCACGCTCCTGA
- a CDS encoding hotdog domain-containing protein produces MTHADKNTHLPSTDVGTLVPVTVNYDDLDSMGMLHNSRYMPLVERAWVTYWGDRGFIGESGLVGDAFNFVKTFTITFDLPVRKFGEFAVHLWMERVGNTSSTAGYRVCSADGDTTYAHGSRTIVCIDAATLTPTPWSDRVRKAAQALEAPHGAA; encoded by the coding sequence ATGACGCACGCTGACAAGAACACACACCTGCCGAGCACCGACGTCGGTACCCTCGTGCCGGTCACCGTGAACTATGACGATCTGGATTCGATGGGCATGCTGCACAACAGCCGTTATATGCCGCTGGTTGAGCGAGCGTGGGTGACCTATTGGGGTGACCGTGGCTTCATCGGCGAGTCGGGTCTCGTAGGAGATGCCTTCAATTTCGTCAAGACGTTCACCATCACCTTCGACCTCCCCGTAAGGAAGTTCGGTGAGTTCGCCGTGCACCTGTGGATGGAGCGCGTGGGTAACACCTCGTCCACCGCGGGCTACCGGGTGTGCTCGGCCGACGGGGACACCACGTACGCGCACGGCAGTCGCACGATCGTCTGCATCGACGCCGCCACGCTCACGCCGACGCCGTGGTCCGACCGGGTCCGAAAGGCTGCCCAGGCTCTTGAGGCGCCGCACGGCGCAGCTTGA
- a CDS encoding SCO6880 family protein has translation MSTEAAHVDPTYGNWRRPRRPGLGPFGLLGTVGLFGGIIIDLMASLISLTFTLALVVLQAFILLPLAVRTQDGRNAYQLVAMRIGWFQRKAKGVTTYVSGPLSPRPGGKFRPPGLLSRVNVLEGRDAYDQPFGVLHHRSRNLYTVVLGCDPDGGSLVDPDQIDNWVAAWGHWLARLSSEPGLRGASVVVETAPDTGTRLAAEVLPRISPDAPPAARAVMEEVVERYPTASSEMHTYLALTYGAPPGQRRGAEDIIADLATRIPGLLAGVVGAGGGPAVPLSAERIAEVVRVAYDPAVAGDVLEARAFHGGTGLEWEDAGPAAAVETATAYQHDSGVSRTWMLTLAPRGTVRAQVLRGLLEDAPGTRRKRVALLYRPIDPATSARIVEADRRAAQFMATSKRGLVQARAANEVRAAEQTAVEEATGAGLVEFSLMVTVTVDSEAEVADATTTVRNLLAGARLSMRPADRMQAAAFSCTLPTGILPWEYTLVPREMKEAL, from the coding sequence ATGTCCACCGAAGCCGCCCACGTCGACCCCACCTACGGCAACTGGCGCCGGCCCAGGCGACCCGGCCTGGGGCCGTTCGGGCTCCTCGGCACCGTCGGGCTGTTCGGCGGGATCATCATCGATCTGATGGCCTCGCTGATCTCGCTGACGTTCACGCTGGCGCTCGTCGTACTCCAGGCGTTCATCCTCCTGCCGCTCGCCGTGCGCACCCAGGACGGGCGCAACGCCTACCAGCTCGTCGCCATGCGCATCGGCTGGTTCCAGCGCAAGGCCAAGGGCGTGACCACCTACGTCTCCGGCCCGCTGTCGCCGCGGCCGGGCGGCAAGTTCCGCCCGCCGGGGCTGCTCAGCCGGGTCAACGTCCTGGAGGGCAGGGACGCCTACGACCAGCCCTTCGGCGTGCTGCACCACCGCAGCCGCAACCTGTACACCGTCGTACTGGGCTGCGACCCGGACGGCGGCTCCCTCGTCGACCCCGACCAGATCGACAACTGGGTGGCGGCCTGGGGCCACTGGCTGGCCCGGCTCTCCAGTGAACCGGGTCTGCGCGGAGCCTCCGTGGTGGTGGAGACCGCTCCGGACACGGGGACCCGGCTGGCCGCCGAGGTGCTGCCGCGCATCAGCCCGGACGCCCCGCCGGCGGCACGGGCCGTGATGGAGGAGGTCGTCGAGCGCTACCCGACCGCCTCGTCGGAGATGCACACCTACCTCGCACTGACCTACGGCGCGCCCCCCGGGCAGCGGCGCGGTGCCGAGGACATCATCGCCGACCTCGCCACCCGCATCCCCGGCCTGCTCGCGGGCGTGGTCGGCGCGGGTGGCGGGCCCGCCGTCCCGCTGTCGGCCGAGCGCATCGCCGAGGTCGTCCGGGTGGCGTACGACCCGGCCGTGGCGGGGGACGTCCTGGAGGCCCGCGCCTTCCATGGCGGCACCGGCCTGGAGTGGGAGGACGCCGGTCCCGCGGCGGCCGTCGAAACGGCCACCGCCTACCAGCACGACTCGGGGGTGTCGCGGACCTGGATGCTCACCCTCGCGCCGCGGGGCACCGTGCGCGCCCAGGTGCTGCGCGGACTGCTGGAGGACGCGCCCGGCACCCGGCGCAAGCGGGTGGCGCTGCTGTACCGGCCGATCGACCCGGCGACCTCGGCCCGCATCGTCGAGGCCGACCGGCGCGCCGCGCAGTTCATGGCCACCTCCAAGCGCGGCCTGGTGCAGGCGCGCGCGGCCAACGAGGTACGCGCCGCCGAGCAGACGGCGGTGGAGGAGGCGACCGGGGCCGGCCTGGTGGAGTTCTCACTGATGGTCACGGTCACGGTGGACAGCGAAGCCGAGGTGGCGGACGCGACCACGACCGTGCGCAACCTGCTGGCCGGGGCACGGCTGTCGATGCGCCCGGCCGACCGGATGCAGGCGGCGGCGTTCAGTTGCACGCTGCCGACCGGGATCCTGCCCTGGGAGTACACGCTGGTGCCGCGCGAGATGAAGGAAGCGCTGTGA
- a CDS encoding ATP/GTP-binding protein: protein MPAGPRTDPPSPRGWPGPGGGQVANMDPPTMWRATTVQACGLWPFAAGSGAPMTGVPLGQHLFTGATVCGDPLSWFTRAQYISNPSLFMLGMPGLGKSTLVNRMLIGLAATGVVPLVLGDLKPDYADTVRALGGQVLSIGRGVGGINVLDPGAMGAAAKRIGGEAGRTLAVETHGRVLNMVAALITIVRDRAIDDHEQSVLSAALHHLRERTPPDRQPLLPDLLRILAEGPDRVRAVTLDRGDESRYRDAVDPLHRSLLGVLDGPLGDTFGSETSTRIDLDAPAVCVDISRIGEADTQLTAAAMLAAWSDGLGTVAASHALADAGLRPRRWFFTVLDELWRPLRAASGIVDRIDALTRLNRTLGLGDAKITHTLKDAEALGTDADRVKARGFVERAGMVVCAGLPRQEMEELGRVVGLSRREIDLVSSWSSPPGWAAYGEREAPPGRGRFLIKVGGRPGIPIQVAITDTERHLHDTNKRWAPNKPVAESASGRVPDLSKQPAAAGRRNP, encoded by the coding sequence ATGCCCGCCGGACCCCGCACCGACCCGCCCAGCCCGCGCGGCTGGCCCGGACCCGGCGGCGGCCAGGTCGCCAACATGGACCCGCCGACGATGTGGCGCGCCACCACCGTGCAGGCATGCGGGCTCTGGCCGTTCGCGGCGGGCTCCGGCGCGCCCATGACCGGAGTCCCGCTGGGCCAGCACCTGTTCACCGGCGCCACCGTGTGCGGCGACCCGCTGTCGTGGTTCACCCGCGCCCAGTACATCTCCAACCCCTCGCTGTTCATGCTCGGCATGCCGGGCCTGGGCAAATCCACCCTGGTCAACCGCATGCTCATCGGGCTGGCCGCGACCGGAGTGGTCCCGCTGGTGCTCGGCGACCTGAAGCCCGACTACGCCGACACCGTGCGCGCCCTGGGCGGCCAGGTCCTGTCCATCGGGCGCGGGGTGGGCGGCATCAACGTCCTCGACCCCGGCGCCATGGGCGCCGCCGCGAAGCGCATCGGCGGCGAGGCCGGGCGGACGCTGGCCGTCGAAACGCACGGCCGCGTCCTGAACATGGTCGCCGCGCTCATCACCATCGTGCGCGACCGCGCCATCGACGACCACGAGCAGTCGGTGCTTTCCGCGGCGCTGCACCACCTGCGCGAGCGCACGCCGCCGGACCGCCAGCCCCTGCTGCCGGACCTGCTGCGGATCCTCGCCGAAGGCCCCGACCGGGTACGGGCGGTGACCCTGGACCGCGGCGACGAGAGCCGCTACCGCGACGCCGTGGACCCGCTGCACCGTTCGCTGCTGGGCGTGCTGGACGGGCCCCTCGGGGACACGTTCGGCTCGGAGACCTCCACCCGTATCGACCTGGACGCCCCGGCGGTGTGCGTGGACATCTCCCGGATCGGCGAGGCGGACACGCAGCTCACCGCGGCGGCGATGCTCGCGGCCTGGTCCGACGGCCTGGGCACGGTGGCCGCCTCGCACGCCCTGGCGGACGCCGGGCTGCGGCCGCGGCGCTGGTTCTTCACCGTGCTCGACGAGCTGTGGCGGCCGCTGCGCGCCGCCTCCGGCATCGTGGACCGCATCGACGCCCTGACCAGGCTGAACCGCACCCTCGGCCTGGGCGACGCCAAGATCACCCACACGCTCAAGGACGCCGAGGCGCTGGGCACCGACGCCGACCGCGTCAAGGCACGCGGCTTCGTCGAACGCGCCGGCATGGTGGTGTGCGCGGGGCTGCCGCGCCAGGAGATGGAGGAGCTGGGCCGGGTCGTCGGCCTGTCCCGGCGGGAGATCGACCTGGTCTCCTCCTGGTCCTCGCCCCCGGGCTGGGCGGCGTACGGGGAGCGTGAGGCGCCCCCCGGCCGGGGCCGGTTCCTGATCAAGGTCGGTGGCCGGCCCGGCATCCCGATCCAGGTCGCCATCACCGACACCGAGCGGCACCTGCACGACACCAACAAGCGCTGGGCACCGAACAAGCCGGTCGCCGAGAGCGCGTCGGGACGCGTCCCCGACCTCTCCAAACAGCCGGCGGCGGCCGGGAGGCGAAACCCGTGA